The following proteins are encoded in a genomic region of Nocardioides renjunii:
- a CDS encoding calcium-binding protein, with protein sequence MDHTHYHTSSRRRARVARAALAAGLSAAVLAPVAAGAVPVVSGDCGAGGLVIVGGAGPDVLTGGPGNDRIFGLGGDDVLIGGGGDDVLIGGPGDDALFGGPGRDCLAGDEGSDDLHGGYGDDSVLGGVDDDFLGGDAGDDLLDGGDGWDSRTDSQGNDKVLRVEH encoded by the coding sequence ATGGACCACACGCACTATCACACCTCGTCACGCCGCCGCGCCCGGGTCGCCCGTGCAGCGCTGGCCGCCGGCCTGTCGGCTGCCGTCCTCGCCCCTGTGGCGGCGGGCGCCGTCCCGGTGGTCAGCGGCGACTGCGGTGCCGGCGGGCTGGTCATCGTCGGGGGCGCCGGCCCCGACGTGCTCACCGGCGGACCCGGCAACGACCGCATCTTCGGGCTCGGCGGCGACGACGTCCTGATCGGCGGCGGCGGTGACGACGTGCTGATCGGCGGTCCCGGCGACGACGCGTTGTTCGGAGGGCCCGGCAGGGACTGCCTGGCGGGGGACGAGGGGAGTGATGACCTGCACGGCGGCTACGGGGATGACTCGGTGCTCGGTGGGGTGGACGACGACTTCCTCGGTGGCGACGCCGGAGATGACCTCCTCGACGGCGGCGACGGCTGGGACTCGCGTACCGACAGCCAGGGCAACGACAAGGTGCTCCGCGTCGAACACTGA
- a CDS encoding cupin domain-containing protein gives MTIADIGPQPQSFDLEKATLANDNYRAVAWSGTYLQVTLMSIPPGDDIGLESHPETDQFLRVDGGRGRVQMGSAEDQLDFDQVVEDGWAIMVPAGTWHNVTNTGDEPLRLYAVYAPVHHAANAVQATAEDAERDEQSGADEPPEWSVQPSEHASDEHA, from the coding sequence ATGACCATCGCTGACATCGGACCTCAGCCCCAGAGCTTCGACCTGGAGAAGGCAACGCTGGCCAACGACAACTACCGAGCCGTCGCATGGTCGGGCACGTACCTCCAGGTGACGCTCATGTCGATCCCGCCCGGCGACGACATCGGTCTCGAGTCGCACCCCGAGACCGACCAGTTCCTCCGCGTCGACGGCGGGCGCGGTCGCGTGCAGATGGGCTCCGCCGAGGACCAGCTCGACTTCGACCAGGTGGTCGAGGACGGCTGGGCGATCATGGTCCCCGCCGGCACCTGGCACAACGTCACCAACACCGGCGACGAGCCGCTCCGCCTGTACGCGGTGTACGCACCGGTGCACCACGCAGCGAACGCTGTGCAGGCGACGGCCGAGGACGCCGAGCGGGACGAGCAGTCCGGTGCGGACGAGCCGCCGGAGTGGTCCGTCCAGCCGAGCGAACACGCGTCGGACGAGCACGCCTGA
- a CDS encoding PaaI family thioesterase: MSTIGAQAPEGDDGRATLTVDADERHLNAAGTVHGGMLATLVDATMGAAIRSAVDGETPATSQLTITYLRPGKPGELRATAEVRKRGESLTVCEADVEQDGSSLVHALATFALLED, translated from the coding sequence ATGTCGACGATCGGCGCCCAGGCCCCCGAGGGCGACGACGGACGAGCAACGCTGACGGTGGACGCCGACGAGCGGCATCTCAACGCTGCCGGCACCGTCCACGGCGGGATGCTCGCCACCCTGGTCGACGCGACAATGGGTGCCGCCATCCGGAGTGCCGTGGACGGGGAGACTCCTGCCACCAGCCAGCTCACGATCACCTATCTGCGCCCCGGCAAGCCAGGCGAGCTGCGCGCCACCGCCGAGGTCCGCAAGCGGGGAGAGAGCCTCACCGTGTGCGAGGCCGACGTCGAACAGGACGGCTCGTCGCTCGTCCACGCGCTCGCAACGTTCGCGCTGCTCGAGGACTGA
- a CDS encoding DUF4333 domain-containing protein, which translates to MNRPRTAPATVAIALVLLSGCGVNAVPQAELENGVGDKVTELVGTAPDAIECPGDLDAVVGTTMRCTFTDGEDELGVTVRVTQVDIGDVSYDVAVDVS; encoded by the coding sequence ATGAACCGACCCCGGACTGCTCCAGCCACCGTTGCCATCGCCCTGGTCCTCCTGAGCGGCTGTGGTGTCAACGCGGTGCCGCAGGCCGAGTTGGAGAATGGCGTCGGCGACAAGGTCACCGAGCTGGTGGGGACCGCGCCCGACGCCATCGAGTGCCCAGGCGACCTGGACGCCGTGGTCGGCACGACCATGCGCTGCACCTTCACAGACGGTGAGGACGAGCTGGGTGTCACCGTCCGGGTCACCCAGGTCGACATCGGGGACGTCAGCTACGACGTCGCGGTCGACGTGAGCTGA
- a CDS encoding BTAD domain-containing putative transcriptional regulator — MGIETARDRDGLVRLIVAAAGYGKSAALEIACPADGLVAPATSLLDGDLPAVSFLGVDDVDRLDAHDQPRLAHRLGQVPPSVTLMLASRTPVAAAALAQLRGPVFRSGPADLALGEYRVARVLEEEYAIDDPEAASAVVEATDGWPALVHFAGDVLRRDPTADIVEHLARAGSGCAGWVDAHVAALLPPGTASLLGTLFRLGPAVPGVMTALVDAVPGPRATDPEAVLRELEETGLVVRRPGLDRSGPPTVVPVVGACLADRAAAVPGEVLERVARAYEEEGLWLSALRAWTTAGDERAVIALATEHGRLLARGGHPDEVAELLAAATDPSVLLVRAEALRLAGDTEAGRRILRPLLEQSRGTDLPPGLATCLAGCLYTEGDHRAALAALDRVPDVGAGSGIVRVEWLAARAQVLSMLGGRGAAADVAAQALREAVEDGTPGALAAAHLAASRVSTGTRKELHLDRALRHAVEAGDLATAAGVRVNQAHLLLAGARFLEAARVGREAVRLCTLAGGSGRLPAAMHNLGEALMRIGDYGEAAWQYRRGAAVSSRLGAGRAGLGLLGIGEIHRELGRDEQARAAYGEAVDLATATGELQVLVPALAGLARLEAGHGDDRAMATATRAVELATPALLPFALLGLGWTAVSLEQWPVARDAVERAVRESRDQAAADLLAESLELAAAVETDPHRSRMLLNEALSIWSAGGATPACARVQVELGRLVGADATARATARDAANTLRRLGVPESRVLHGAGSSDRAIRVRVLGRFRVSVQGRVVPLQKWRSRQARTLLKVLVAHRGRPVSRERLCELLWPDDDPVRTPHRLSVLLSTVRTVLDPDKAWPAEQFVASDGRGLWLNLDTVSVDVEDYLTDADEAASLLQEGRAEAALLVLADLDRRHPGQALEDEADEAWAAPLREEVRIAQLRTLRRLATTLGRLGRAAQAQDTLVRLLAIEPFDEQVHRLLVRSLAGSGRHGEAERAFDRWREAMIMIGAPPPERGPRLTDV; from the coding sequence ATGGGCATCGAGACGGCTCGGGACCGCGATGGCCTTGTTCGCCTGATCGTCGCGGCTGCGGGCTACGGCAAGTCCGCGGCCCTCGAGATCGCCTGTCCGGCTGACGGCCTCGTCGCCCCGGCCACGTCGCTGCTCGACGGCGACCTCCCCGCCGTGTCGTTCTTGGGCGTTGACGACGTCGACCGCCTCGACGCGCACGACCAGCCGCGGCTCGCCCACCGGCTCGGACAGGTGCCGCCCTCCGTGACCCTGATGCTCGCCTCGCGCACGCCCGTCGCTGCTGCCGCCCTCGCACAGCTCCGTGGTCCGGTGTTTCGTAGCGGTCCGGCCGACCTCGCGCTCGGCGAGTATCGCGTCGCTCGAGTGCTCGAGGAGGAGTACGCCATCGACGACCCCGAGGCGGCATCGGCCGTGGTGGAGGCGACCGATGGCTGGCCGGCCCTGGTCCACTTCGCGGGTGACGTCCTGCGTCGAGATCCGACAGCCGACATCGTGGAGCACCTCGCGCGGGCGGGGTCCGGGTGCGCGGGTTGGGTGGACGCTCACGTGGCGGCACTCCTGCCTCCCGGAACCGCGTCCCTCCTCGGAACTCTGTTCAGGCTCGGGCCTGCCGTCCCGGGCGTCATGACCGCTCTCGTCGACGCTGTGCCGGGCCCGCGCGCCACCGATCCTGAGGCTGTCCTGCGAGAGCTCGAGGAGACCGGTCTCGTGGTGCGACGCCCGGGTCTCGACCGGTCGGGGCCGCCGACGGTCGTGCCGGTGGTGGGCGCGTGTCTTGCCGACCGAGCGGCGGCCGTGCCTGGCGAGGTGCTCGAGCGGGTGGCGCGGGCCTACGAGGAGGAGGGGCTGTGGCTGTCGGCGCTGCGCGCGTGGACCACGGCGGGTGACGAGCGGGCGGTCATCGCCTTGGCGACGGAGCACGGCCGTCTCCTGGCGCGCGGGGGACACCCGGATGAGGTGGCTGAGCTGCTGGCTGCGGCAACCGACCCGAGCGTGCTGCTGGTACGAGCCGAGGCCCTGCGGCTTGCGGGCGACACGGAGGCGGGGCGCCGGATCCTCCGCCCGCTGCTCGAACAGAGCCGTGGGACGGATCTGCCGCCCGGGCTGGCGACGTGCCTGGCGGGTTGCCTCTACACCGAGGGCGATCACCGGGCAGCGCTCGCCGCCCTGGACCGCGTGCCGGACGTCGGAGCTGGCTCGGGCATCGTGCGCGTCGAGTGGCTGGCCGCTCGGGCACAGGTGCTGTCCATGCTGGGTGGACGAGGTGCGGCTGCTGACGTGGCGGCGCAGGCACTGCGGGAAGCTGTGGAGGACGGCACGCCGGGAGCGCTGGCAGCGGCTCACCTGGCAGCCTCCCGGGTCTCCACCGGCACCCGCAAGGAGCTGCACCTCGACCGGGCGCTGCGGCACGCGGTCGAGGCGGGTGACCTGGCCACCGCCGCGGGTGTCCGGGTCAACCAGGCCCATCTCCTGCTCGCCGGCGCTCGGTTCCTGGAGGCAGCGCGCGTCGGACGGGAGGCGGTTCGACTGTGCACCCTGGCTGGTGGGTCGGGACGCCTGCCGGCCGCGATGCACAACCTCGGCGAGGCGCTCATGCGGATCGGCGACTACGGCGAGGCTGCGTGGCAGTACCGCCGGGGAGCGGCTGTCTCCAGCAGGCTCGGCGCCGGCCGCGCAGGTCTCGGCCTGCTGGGGATCGGCGAGATCCATCGAGAGCTCGGTCGCGACGAGCAGGCCAGGGCGGCGTACGGCGAGGCGGTCGACCTCGCCACGGCGACGGGGGAGCTGCAGGTGCTCGTGCCCGCGCTGGCCGGGCTGGCTCGCCTCGAGGCCGGCCACGGCGACGATCGGGCCATGGCGACCGCCACCCGGGCGGTCGAGCTGGCGACACCCGCCCTGCTGCCCTTCGCGCTGCTGGGGCTGGGATGGACGGCGGTGTCCCTGGAGCAGTGGCCCGTGGCTCGGGACGCCGTGGAGCGAGCCGTCCGGGAGTCTCGCGACCAGGCGGCCGCCGACCTGCTGGCCGAGTCGCTCGAGCTGGCCGCAGCCGTGGAGACCGACCCGCACCGGAGCAGGATGCTGCTGAACGAGGCGTTGTCGATCTGGTCCGCCGGCGGCGCGACCCCGGCCTGCGCCCGCGTGCAGGTCGAGCTCGGGCGCCTGGTCGGTGCCGACGCGACCGCTCGGGCCACGGCACGCGACGCCGCCAACACCCTGCGCCGGCTGGGCGTGCCCGAGTCGCGGGTCCTGCACGGCGCGGGCTCGAGCGATCGCGCCATCCGGGTGCGTGTGCTGGGTCGCTTCCGGGTCAGTGTGCAGGGCCGCGTGGTACCGCTGCAGAAGTGGCGTTCGCGGCAGGCGCGCACGCTGCTCAAGGTGCTCGTCGCGCACCGTGGTCGTCCGGTGTCCCGTGAGCGGCTGTGTGAGCTGCTGTGGCCCGATGACGACCCCGTCCGGACCCCGCACCGGCTCTCGGTCCTGCTCTCCACGGTGCGCACGGTGCTGGATCCGGACAAGGCGTGGCCGGCGGAGCAGTTCGTGGCCTCCGACGGCCGGGGCCTGTGGTTGAACCTCGACACGGTCTCGGTCGACGTGGAGGACTACCTCACCGACGCCGACGAGGCCGCTTCCTTGTTGCAGGAGGGACGGGCCGAGGCCGCGCTGCTGGTCCTGGCGGACCTCGACCGACGGCATCCGGGTCAGGCGTTGGAGGACGAGGCCGACGAGGCGTGGGCCGCGCCGCTGCGCGAGGAGGTCCGCATCGCCCAGCTGCGCACGTTGCGCCGCCTCGCGACGACGCTCGGCCGGTTGGGGCGGGCCGCGCAAGCCCAGGACACCCTCGTCCGGCTGCTCGCGATCGAGCCGTTCGACGAGCAGGTCCACCGGCTGCTCGTCCGCTCGCTCGCTGGGTCCGGTCGACATGGCGAGGCCGAGCGGGCCTTCGACCGGTGGCGCGAGGCGATGATCATGATCGGCGCTCCACCACCGGAGCGCGGGCCGCGGCTGACGGACGTCTGA